In Candidatus Nanopelagicales bacterium, the DNA window CACCGCTCCAAGGTGGTGGCTGACCTTGCATGGCAGATGCGCGACTGCGACCCGGCCGGTGTGCGGGCCTACCTCGAAGCGTTGCCACGTGAGGAGCTACTGCGGACAGCGATGGTGGCGCTGGCGGGGATACCCGTTGACCGGCGGCGCGAGGACATTTTCGCGTGGGTCACCGAACTGCCGATGGCGGTGTCGGCGTGAGGTACCCCGTCGAGTCGCCCTACGCCTTCGAGGTCGAAGAGGCAAGGGACGCAGCACGATTCGCTACCGGCCCGTGTGCGCCCAATGCGCACGACTGGGCGAGTAACCATCGCGGCGGCGGGATCTGCCTGAATTGCGGCGAGACGGTATCGGCGGCAGACCTGTGAGCCTTCCCGAGCGCATCCCGGCGCGCACCGAGGTACCTACCGAGGATGGCCTGTTCACGGTCGAAGAGAACACCTATCACCGGGACCGGGGCAGCCTGTCGTGCAGCGGCGCTAAGCTGCTGCTGCCGCCGAGTTGTCCGGCCAAGTTCCGGCAGCGGATGGACAACCCGCCAGAGCCCAAGCCGCACTTCGACTTCGGCAGCGTCGTCCACACCCTCACTCTCGGCGCTGGATCTGACTACGCCGTGCTGGAGCCGGCGATCCACGGGCTCAAGAGGGACGGCACCATTGCCGACAGCCCGACCGCCACGACCGCATGGAAAGCCGCCGACGCAGACGCCCGCGCGCTGGGCAAGATTCCGATCCATGTCGATGACTTCACCAAGGCCAGGGCGATGGCCGATGCGGTGCGCAATCATCCCGAAGCCGGCGAGTTGTTCAAGCGCGGCCACGCCGAGAAGTCGATGTACTGGACCGAGCCACAGTCGGGCATTCGCCTTCGGGGCCGGGCCGACTGGCTGACGCTCATCGGCGATCGGCTGACATGTGTCGATCTCAAGACGAGCGTGACAGCCAACCCGACCGAGTTGGTGCGCCCGTTCTGGAAGTTCGGATACCACCTCCAGGCCGCGTGGTACCGGCGGCTGCTCATTGAGACCGGCGTATCCAGCGATCCCGACTTCGTGTTCGTGGCCGTCGAGAAGGAGCCGCCGTATCTCGTCTCGGTCATCCGCTACGACGACGAGGCGCTGGCCGAGGGGGACCGGCTCAACCGGGCCGCGATCGACACCTATGCGCGCTGCATGGAGACGGGCATCTGGCCGAGCTACGTCGATGAAGCGGTCGAGATCGGCCTGCCGCCATACGCATTCGATGACGAGGAACTGGAGCTGAAGCTGTGAAGATCACTGCCGAGCCACGCTCGGATCAATGGAACGCCGACGACTTCATTGGTGGCCCGCGGACATTCACAATCGCGGGCGTCAAGGTCGGGACCGCCGAGCAGAAGTACGACATCGAGCTCGTCGAGGGCGAGGGCCGGTCCTGGCGCCCACCGTTGACGATGCTGCGGCTACTCATCGCGGCCTGGGGCGACGAGGCTGCTCAATGGACCGGCCGCCGGGTGACGCTGTACCGCGATGAATCGGTCCGCTTTGGATCGGATGCCGTTGGCGGGATTCGCATCTCGCACCTGAGCGACCTCCCCGGCGGCAAGCCGCTGACCGTCAAGCTCACGGCTACCAGGGGTAGGCGGGCGAGTCACACCGTCGACCCATTGCCCGACGCCCCGGCCGCGATCTCCGACGACGAAGTGAACGAGTACGAGAACCAGATCGCCTTGGTCGAAACGCTCGACGACCTCAAGGCGCTCTATGAACAGCTCAAGTCGGTCGAACTCGGAAGCCATCGCGCGTCACTGATGGCCGCGGTGACCGCGCGTAAGGCCGAGATCGAGAACGCCGGCGCCGATCAACCCACCCTCGACGCCCAACCCGCCGAATAACCAACCGCCCGAAAGGAACACATCATGTCGCTCGACCTCGATCGCATCACCCACCCGCTACGCCTGGCGCAAGGATCGCACCAGCCCGGCAGCGGCAAGGGGTGTGCCATGAACGTCATCAGCTACATCAACGGTGACGCGAAGATCACCGACTACCCCGAGTGCTCGGCGCAACCGCTGGCTCGAATGGTCCAGTCGCTCAACGACGAACTGGCCGGCGTTGACGGGTTCCTCTCGCCCGAGAACTCCATCATCGTGCTGGATCTCGGCTGGCTCACCGTCGGCACTGCGGACACTCCACGCGAGATTGTCTGGCGCTGGCTGGCCGACCTACTGGTGCATCCCGAGATGGGCATCGTCACCAAGGTCCGGCGGGTGGATGTCCACGACGCGGCGATTCACATAGCCCGGCGGGTGGATGTCCACGACGCGGCGATTCACATAGCCGAGCTGTACATGCGGGAATCGCGCGGCGAACGGGTCACCGTTACCGAGTGGCGAGCGGCCCGAGATCAGGCCCAGAAGGCAAAGAGCGCTGCCGCTGCCTATGCCTATGCCTATGCCGCTGCCGCTGCCTATGCCTATGCCGCTGCCGCTGCCTATGCCTATGCCGATGCCGATGCCGCTGCCTATGCCGAGGCCGCTGCCGCTGCCGCTGCCTATGCCGCTGCCGCTGCCTATGCCGATGCCTATGCCGATGCCGATGCCCGAATCAGCTTCACCCGCTGGGCTATTGAGCACTGGCGGGAACTGGCCGGGCTGGACACCGGTCCTGACATCGACGTGACCGCCGTCGACAACGCTCTCGCGCGGATCGAGG includes these proteins:
- a CDS encoding PD-(D/E)XK nuclease-like domain-containing protein: MSLPERIPARTEVPTEDGLFTVEENTYHRDRGSLSCSGAKLLLPPSCPAKFRQRMDNPPEPKPHFDFGSVVHTLTLGAGSDYAVLEPAIHGLKRDGTIADSPTATTAWKAADADARALGKIPIHVDDFTKARAMADAVRNHPEAGELFKRGHAEKSMYWTEPQSGIRLRGRADWLTLIGDRLTCVDLKTSVTANPTELVRPFWKFGYHLQAAWYRRLLIETGVSSDPDFVFVAVEKEPPYLVSVIRYDDEALAEGDRLNRAAIDTYARCMETGIWPSYVDEAVEIGLPPYAFDDEELELKL